Proteins co-encoded in one Bubalus bubalis isolate 160015118507 breed Murrah chromosome 7, NDDB_SH_1, whole genome shotgun sequence genomic window:
- the TKTL2 gene encoding transketolase-like protein 2, with translation MPSGDGTAVALLRLPRTGTWEGADMADSETLDATTVQVLQDLANRLRVHSIRATCASGSGHPTSCCSAAEIVSVLFFHTMRYRQTEPAHPDNDRFVLSKGHAAPLLYAAWVEAGSISEPDLLNLRTIHCDLEGHPTPRLSFVDVATGSLGQGLGAACGMAYTGKYLDKASYRVFCLLGDGESSEGSVWEALAFASHYGLDNLVAVFDVNRLGQSGVAPLKHCTDIYRNRCEAFGWNTYLVDGHDVEALCQAFSQAAQGKNKPTAIIAKTFKGRGIPNVEDAENWHGKPLPKERADEIIRLIKSQIKTNRTLLPKPPVEGSPPVSITNIKMTCLPDYKVGDKVATQKAYGLALAKLGLANERVVVLVGDPKNSTFFEIFKKEHPERFIECFAAEQNMVSVALGCATRGRTITFVTTLAAFLTRAFDQIRMGAISQSNINLIGSHCGVSVGEDGPSQMALEDLAMFRSIPNCTVFLPSDAVSTEHAVYLAANSEGMCFIRTSQSETAVIYTPQENFQIGRAKVIRHSNNDKVTVIGAGVTLHEALAAADALFQQDISICVIDPFTIKPLDAATIISCAKATDGRVVTVEDHYQEGGIGEAVCAAVSGEPDIHVHQLSVSGVSERNRKPSELLSMFGVSARHIIAAVKYTLMN, from the coding sequence ATGCCGTCAGGTGACGGAACCGCCGTGGCACTGCTCCGTCTGCCCCGCACAGGAACCTGGGAAGGCGCCGACATGGCGGACAGCGAGACACTGGACGCGACCACAGTGCAAGTGCTGCAGGACCTGGCCAACCGCCTGCGCGTCCATTCCATCAGGGCTACATGTGCCTCTGGCTCCGGCCACCCCACATCGTGCTGCAGCGCGGCAGAGATCGTGTCGGTGCTTTTCTTCCACACAATGAGGTACAGACAGACTGAGCCCGCGCACCCCGACAACGACAGATTCGTCCTTTCCAAGGGTCATGCCGCTCCACTGCTCTATGCTGCCTGGGTGGAGGCAGGCAGCATCAGTGAACCCGACCTGCTGAACTTGAGGACAATTCATTGCGACCTCGAgggacaccccacccccaggctgtcGTTTGTGGATGTGGCGACAGGATCGCTCGGGCAAGGGTTGGGGGCTGCGTGTGGAATGGCTTATACTGGCAAGTACTTGGACAAAGCCAGCTACCGGGTATTCTGCCTCCTGGGCGACGGTGAGTCCTCAGAAGGCTCCGTCTGGGAAGCTTTGGCCTTTGCTTCCCACTACGGTTTGGACAATCTCGTGGCAGTGTTCGACGTGAACCGCTTGGGGCAAAGTGGCGTTGCGCCCCTGAAACACTGCACAGACATCTATCGGAATCGCTGCGAGGCCTTTGGGTGGAATACTTACTTAGTAGATGGCCATGATGTGGAGGCGTTGTGCCAGGCTTTTTCTCAAGCTGCTCAAGGGAAGAACAAGCCCACTGCCATAATTGCAAAGACCTTCAAGGGCCGGGGTATTCCAAATGTTGAGGATGCAGAAAATTGGCATGGAAAGCCACTGCCAAAAGAAAGAGCAGATGAAATCATTAGACTAATTAAAAGTCAGATAAAGACCAACAGGACTCTCCTACCAAAACCTCCTGTTGAAGGCTCACCTCCAGTCAGCatcacaaatataaaaatgacctGTTTGCCTGATTATAAAGTTGGTGACAAGGTAGCTACTCAGAAAGCATATGGTTTGGCTCTGGCTAAACTGGGCCTTGCAAATGAAAGAGTTGTTGTCCTGGTTGGTGACCCAAAGAACTCCACCTTTTTTGAAATATTCAAGAAAGAACATCCTGAACGTTTTATTGAGTGTTTTGCTGCGGAACAAAACATGGTGAGTGTGGCACTGGGCTGTGCCACACGTGGTCGAACCATTACTTTTGTTACTACTTTAGCTGCCTTTTTGACTAGAGCATTTGATCAGATCCGGATGGGAGCCATATCTCAAAGTAATATAAATCTTATTGGTTCTCACTGTGGGGTGTCTGTTGGTGAAGATGGCCCTTCCCAGATGGCCTTGGAAGATCTAGCCATGTTCCGGAGCATTCCCAATTGCACTGTTTTCCTCCCAAGTGATGCTGTCTCCACAGAGCATGCTGTTTATCTGGCTGCCAATAGTGAAGGAATGTGCTTCATTCGGACCAGCCAATCAGAAACTGCAGTTATTTATACCCCACAAGAAAATTTTCAGATTGGAAGGGCCAAGGTCATCCGCCACAGCAATAATGACAAAGTCACAGTAATTGGAGCTGGAGTTACTCTGCATGAAGCCTTAGCAGCTGCTGATGCTCTTTTTCAGCAAGATATTTCTATCTGTGTTATTGACCCATTTACCATTAAACCCCTGGATGCTGCCACCATCATCTCCTGTGCAAAAGCTACTGATGGCCGGGTTGTCACAGTGGAAGATCATTATCAAGAAGGTGGCATTGGTGAAGCTGTGTGTGCAGCAGTGTCTGGGGAGCCTGACATCCATGTTCATCAGCTGTCGGTGTCAGGAGTGTCTGAAAGAAACAGGAAACCTAGTGAATTACTGAGTATGTTTGGTGTCAGTGCTAGACACATCATAGCAGCTGTGAAATATACTTTAATGAACTAA